The following are encoded together in the Odocoileus virginianus isolate 20LAN1187 ecotype Illinois chromosome 28, Ovbor_1.2, whole genome shotgun sequence genome:
- the RCE1 gene encoding CAAX prenyl protease 2 isoform X3: MAALGGDGLRLLSVSRPERQPESAALGGPGPGLCCWVSVFSCLSLACSYVGSLYVWKSELPRDHPAVIKRRFTSVLVVSSLSPLCVLLWRELTGIQPGTSLLTLMGFRLEGIFPAALLPLLLTMILFLGPLMQLSMDCPCDLADGLKVVLAPRSWARCLTDMRWLRNQVIAPLTEELVFRACMLPMLAPCTGLGPAVFTCPLFFGVAHFHHIFEQLRFRQSSVGSIFLSAAFQFSYTAVFGAYTAFLFIRTACVTTVQEAKESCTGGFQRA; this comes from the exons ATGGCGGCGCTGGGCGGGGATGGGCTTCGCCTGCTGTCGGTGTCGCGGCCAGAGCGGCAGCCCGAGTCGGCGGCTCTGGGCGGTCCAGGCCCCGGGCTGTGCTGCTGGGTGTCTGTCTTCTCTTGTCTCAGCCTCGCCTGCTCCTACGTGGGCAGCCTCTACGTCTGGAAGAGCGAGCTGCCCAG GGATCATCCCGCAGTCATAAAGCGGCGCTTCACCAGTGTTCTGGTGGTGTCAAGTCTCTCGCCCCTCTGCGTGCTACTCTGGAGGGAACTTACAGGCATCCAG ccaGGCACATCCCTGCTCACCCTGATGGGATTCAGGCTGGAGGGCATTTTCCCAGCAGCGCTGCTGCCCCTGCTGCTGACCATG ATCCTTTTCTTGGGCCCACTGATGCAGCTTTCCATGGATTGCCCCTGTGACCTGGCAGATGGCCTAAAGGTTGTGCTAG CTCCTCGCTCCTGGGCCCGCTGCCTCACAGACATGCGTTGGCTGCGAAACCAAGTGATCGCCCCCCTGACAGAGGAGCTGGTGTTCCGGGCCTGCATGCTGCCCATGTTAGCGCCGTGCACGGGCCTGGGCCCTGCTGTGTTCACCTGCCCACTCTTCTTTGGAGTTG CCCATTTTCACCACATTTTTGAGCAGCTTCGTTTCCGCCAGAGCAGTGTGGGGAGCATCTTTCTGTCTGCAG CGTTCCAGTTCTCCTACACAGCTGTCTTCGGTGCCTACACTGCTTTCCTCTTCATCCGCACAG CCTGTGTAACCACTGTCCAGGAAGCCAAGGAATCGTGCACAGGCGGGTTTCAGAGGGCATGA
- the RCE1 gene encoding CAAX prenyl protease 2 isoform X4, producing MAALGGDGLRLLSVSRPERQPESAALGGPGPGLCCWVSVFSCLSLACSYVGSLYVWKSELPRDHPAVIKRRFTSVLVVSSLSPLCVLLWRELTGIQPGTSLLTLMGFRLEGIFPAALLPLLLTMILFLGPLMQLSMDCPCDLADGLKVVLAPRSWARCLTDMRWLRNQVIAPLTEELVFRACMLPMLAPCTGLGPAVFTCPLFFGVAHFHHIFEQLRFRQSSVGSIFLSAAFQFSYTAVFGAYTAFLFIRTGSQGIVHRRVSEGMIGI from the exons ATGGCGGCGCTGGGCGGGGATGGGCTTCGCCTGCTGTCGGTGTCGCGGCCAGAGCGGCAGCCCGAGTCGGCGGCTCTGGGCGGTCCAGGCCCCGGGCTGTGCTGCTGGGTGTCTGTCTTCTCTTGTCTCAGCCTCGCCTGCTCCTACGTGGGCAGCCTCTACGTCTGGAAGAGCGAGCTGCCCAG GGATCATCCCGCAGTCATAAAGCGGCGCTTCACCAGTGTTCTGGTGGTGTCAAGTCTCTCGCCCCTCTGCGTGCTACTCTGGAGGGAACTTACAGGCATCCAG ccaGGCACATCCCTGCTCACCCTGATGGGATTCAGGCTGGAGGGCATTTTCCCAGCAGCGCTGCTGCCCCTGCTGCTGACCATG ATCCTTTTCTTGGGCCCACTGATGCAGCTTTCCATGGATTGCCCCTGTGACCTGGCAGATGGCCTAAAGGTTGTGCTAG CTCCTCGCTCCTGGGCCCGCTGCCTCACAGACATGCGTTGGCTGCGAAACCAAGTGATCGCCCCCCTGACAGAGGAGCTGGTGTTCCGGGCCTGCATGCTGCCCATGTTAGCGCCGTGCACGGGCCTGGGCCCTGCTGTGTTCACCTGCCCACTCTTCTTTGGAGTTG CCCATTTTCACCACATTTTTGAGCAGCTTCGTTTCCGCCAGAGCAGTGTGGGGAGCATCTTTCTGTCTGCAG CGTTCCAGTTCTCCTACACAGCTGTCTTCGGTGCCTACACTGCTTTCCTCTTCATCCGCACAG GAAGCCAAGGAATCGTGCACAGGCGGGTTTCAGAGGGCATGATTGGGATCTGA
- the RCE1 gene encoding CAAX prenyl protease 2 isoform X1, whose product MAALGGDGLRLLSVSRPERQPESAALGGPGPGLCCWVSVFSCLSLACSYVGSLYVWKSELPRDHPAVIKRRFTSVLVVSSLSPLCVLLWRELTGIQPGTSLLTLMGFRLEGIFPAALLPLLLTMILFLGPLMQLSMDCPCDLADGLKVVLAPRSWARCLTDMRWLRNQVIAPLTEELVFRACMLPMLAPCTGLGPAVFTCPLFFGVAHFHHIFEQLRFRQSSVGSIFLSAAFQFSYTAVFGAYTAFLFIRTGHLIGPVLCHSFCNYMGFPAVCAALEHPQRRPLLAGYALGVGLFLLLLQPLTDPKLYGSLPLCVLLERAGDSEAPLCS is encoded by the exons ATGGCGGCGCTGGGCGGGGATGGGCTTCGCCTGCTGTCGGTGTCGCGGCCAGAGCGGCAGCCCGAGTCGGCGGCTCTGGGCGGTCCAGGCCCCGGGCTGTGCTGCTGGGTGTCTGTCTTCTCTTGTCTCAGCCTCGCCTGCTCCTACGTGGGCAGCCTCTACGTCTGGAAGAGCGAGCTGCCCAG GGATCATCCCGCAGTCATAAAGCGGCGCTTCACCAGTGTTCTGGTGGTGTCAAGTCTCTCGCCCCTCTGCGTGCTACTCTGGAGGGAACTTACAGGCATCCAG ccaGGCACATCCCTGCTCACCCTGATGGGATTCAGGCTGGAGGGCATTTTCCCAGCAGCGCTGCTGCCCCTGCTGCTGACCATG ATCCTTTTCTTGGGCCCACTGATGCAGCTTTCCATGGATTGCCCCTGTGACCTGGCAGATGGCCTAAAGGTTGTGCTAG CTCCTCGCTCCTGGGCCCGCTGCCTCACAGACATGCGTTGGCTGCGAAACCAAGTGATCGCCCCCCTGACAGAGGAGCTGGTGTTCCGGGCCTGCATGCTGCCCATGTTAGCGCCGTGCACGGGCCTGGGCCCTGCTGTGTTCACCTGCCCACTCTTCTTTGGAGTTG CCCATTTTCACCACATTTTTGAGCAGCTTCGTTTCCGCCAGAGCAGTGTGGGGAGCATCTTTCTGTCTGCAG CGTTCCAGTTCTCCTACACAGCTGTCTTCGGTGCCTACACTGCTTTCCTCTTCATCCGCACAG gaCACCTGATTGGGCCGGTTCTCTGCCACTCCTTCTGCAATTACATGGGCTTTCCTGCCGTGTGCGCAGCCCTGGAGCATCCGCAGAGGCGGCCCCTGCTGGCAGGCTATGCCCTGGGTGTGGGactcttcctgcttctgctccAGCCCCTCACGGACCCTAAGCTCTACGGCAGCCTTCCCCTCTGTGTGCTTTTGGAGCGGGCTGGGGACTCAGAGGCTCCCCTGTGCTCCTGA
- the RCE1 gene encoding CAAX prenyl protease 2 isoform X2, whose product MAALGGDGLRLLSVSRPERQPESAALGGPGPGLCCWVSVFSCLSLACSYVGSLYVWKSELPRDHPAVIKRRFTSVLVVSSLSPLCVLLWRELTGIQPGTSLLTLMGFRLEGIFPAALLPLLLTMILFLGPLMQLSMDCPCDLADGLKVVLAPRSWARCLTDMRWLRNQVIAPLTEELVFRACMLPMLAPCTGLGPAVFTCPLFFGVAHFHHIFEQLRFRQSSVGSIFLSAGHLIGPVLCHSFCNYMGFPAVCAALEHPQRRPLLAGYALGVGLFLLLLQPLTDPKLYGSLPLCVLLERAGDSEAPLCS is encoded by the exons ATGGCGGCGCTGGGCGGGGATGGGCTTCGCCTGCTGTCGGTGTCGCGGCCAGAGCGGCAGCCCGAGTCGGCGGCTCTGGGCGGTCCAGGCCCCGGGCTGTGCTGCTGGGTGTCTGTCTTCTCTTGTCTCAGCCTCGCCTGCTCCTACGTGGGCAGCCTCTACGTCTGGAAGAGCGAGCTGCCCAG GGATCATCCCGCAGTCATAAAGCGGCGCTTCACCAGTGTTCTGGTGGTGTCAAGTCTCTCGCCCCTCTGCGTGCTACTCTGGAGGGAACTTACAGGCATCCAG ccaGGCACATCCCTGCTCACCCTGATGGGATTCAGGCTGGAGGGCATTTTCCCAGCAGCGCTGCTGCCCCTGCTGCTGACCATG ATCCTTTTCTTGGGCCCACTGATGCAGCTTTCCATGGATTGCCCCTGTGACCTGGCAGATGGCCTAAAGGTTGTGCTAG CTCCTCGCTCCTGGGCCCGCTGCCTCACAGACATGCGTTGGCTGCGAAACCAAGTGATCGCCCCCCTGACAGAGGAGCTGGTGTTCCGGGCCTGCATGCTGCCCATGTTAGCGCCGTGCACGGGCCTGGGCCCTGCTGTGTTCACCTGCCCACTCTTCTTTGGAGTTG CCCATTTTCACCACATTTTTGAGCAGCTTCGTTTCCGCCAGAGCAGTGTGGGGAGCATCTTTCTGTCTGCAG gaCACCTGATTGGGCCGGTTCTCTGCCACTCCTTCTGCAATTACATGGGCTTTCCTGCCGTGTGCGCAGCCCTGGAGCATCCGCAGAGGCGGCCCCTGCTGGCAGGCTATGCCCTGGGTGTGGGactcttcctgcttctgctccAGCCCCTCACGGACCCTAAGCTCTACGGCAGCCTTCCCCTCTGTGTGCTTTTGGAGCGGGCTGGGGACTCAGAGGCTCCCCTGTGCTCCTGA
- the RCE1 gene encoding CAAX prenyl protease 2 isoform X5 gives MGFRLEGIFPAALLPLLLTMILFLGPLMQLSMDCPCDLADGLKVVLAPRSWARCLTDMRWLRNQVIAPLTEELVFRACMLPMLAPCTGLGPAVFTCPLFFGVAHFHHIFEQLRFRQSSVGSIFLSAAFQFSYTAVFGAYTAFLFIRTGHLIGPVLCHSFCNYMGFPAVCAALEHPQRRPLLAGYALGVGLFLLLLQPLTDPKLYGSLPLCVLLERAGDSEAPLCS, from the exons ATGGGATTCAGGCTGGAGGGCATTTTCCCAGCAGCGCTGCTGCCCCTGCTGCTGACCATG ATCCTTTTCTTGGGCCCACTGATGCAGCTTTCCATGGATTGCCCCTGTGACCTGGCAGATGGCCTAAAGGTTGTGCTAG CTCCTCGCTCCTGGGCCCGCTGCCTCACAGACATGCGTTGGCTGCGAAACCAAGTGATCGCCCCCCTGACAGAGGAGCTGGTGTTCCGGGCCTGCATGCTGCCCATGTTAGCGCCGTGCACGGGCCTGGGCCCTGCTGTGTTCACCTGCCCACTCTTCTTTGGAGTTG CCCATTTTCACCACATTTTTGAGCAGCTTCGTTTCCGCCAGAGCAGTGTGGGGAGCATCTTTCTGTCTGCAG CGTTCCAGTTCTCCTACACAGCTGTCTTCGGTGCCTACACTGCTTTCCTCTTCATCCGCACAG gaCACCTGATTGGGCCGGTTCTCTGCCACTCCTTCTGCAATTACATGGGCTTTCCTGCCGTGTGCGCAGCCCTGGAGCATCCGCAGAGGCGGCCCCTGCTGGCAGGCTATGCCCTGGGTGTGGGactcttcctgcttctgctccAGCCCCTCACGGACCCTAAGCTCTACGGCAGCCTTCCCCTCTGTGTGCTTTTGGAGCGGGCTGGGGACTCAGAGGCTCCCCTGTGCTCCTGA
- the PC gene encoding pyruvate carboxylase, mitochondrial, which yields MLKFQTVQGSLRLLAIRRTSTATAASPNVRRLEYKPIKKVMVANRGEIAIRVFRACTELGIRTVAVYSEQDTGQMHRQKADEAYLIGRGLAPVQAYLHIPDIIKVAKENNVDAVHPGYGFLSERADFAQACQDAGVRFIGPSPEVVRKMGDKVEARAIAIAAGVPVVPGTDAPITSLHEAHEFSNTYGFPIIFKAAYGGGGRGMRVVHSYEELEENYTRAYSEALAAFGNGALFVEKFIEKPRHIEVQILGDQYGNILHLYERDCSIQRRHQKVVEIAPAAHLDPQLRTRLTSDSVKLAKQVGYENAGTVEFLVDRHGRHYFIEVNSRLQVEHTVTEEITDVDLVHAQIHVAEGRSLPDLGLRQENIRINGCAIQCRVTTEDPARSFQPDTGRIEVFRSGEGMGIRLDNASAFQGAVISPHYDSLLVKVIAHGKDHPTAATKMSRALAEFRVRGVKTNIPFLQNVLNNQQFLAGTVDTQFIDENPELFQLRPAQNRAQKLLHYLGHVMVNGPTTPIPVKASPSPTDPIIPVVPIGPPPAGFRDILLREGPEGFARAVRNHEGLLLMDTTFRDAHQSLLATRVRTHDLKKISPYVAHSFNKLFSIENWGGATFDVAMRFLYECPWRRLQELRELVPNIPFQMLLRGANAVGYTNYPDNVVFKFCEVAKENGMDIFRVFDSLNYLPNLLLGMEAAGSAGGVVEAAISYTGDVSDPSRTKYSLQYYMGLAEELVRAGTHILCIKDMAGLLKPMACTMLVSSLRDRFPDLPLHIHTHDTSGAGVAAMLACAHAGADVVDVAADSMSGMTSQPSMGALVACTRGTPLDTGVPLERVFDYSEYWEGARGLYAAFDCTATMKSGNSDVYENEIPGGQYTNLHFQAHSMGLGSKFKEVKKAYVEANQMLGDLIKVTPSSKIVGDLAQFMVQNGLTRAEAEAQAEELSFPRSVVEFLQGYIGIPHGGFPEPLRSKVLKDLPRVEGRPGASLPPLDLQALEKELMERHGEEVTPEDVLSAAMYPDVFAHFKDFTATFGPLDSLNTRLFLQGPKIAEEFEVELERGKTLHIKALAISDLNRAGQRQVFFELNGQLRSILVKDTQAMKEMHFHPKALKDVKGQIGAPMPGKVIDIKVAAGAKVTKGQPLCVLSAMKMETVVTSPMEGTVRKVHVTTDMTLEGDDLILEIE from the exons ATGCTGAAGTTTCAGACTGTCCAGGGGAGCCTGAGGCTCCTGGCTATCCGCCGGACCTCCACCGCCACCGCTGCCTCTCCCAACGTCCGGCGCCTGGAGTACAAGCCCATCAAGAAGGTCATGGTGGCCAACAGAG gcGAGATCGCCATCCGCGTGTTCCGGGCCTGCACGGAGCTGGGCATCCGCACGGTGGCCGTCTATTCGGAGCAGGACACAGGCCAGATGCATCGACAGAAAGCTGATGAAGCCTACCTCATCGGCCGGGGGCTCGCCCCGGTGCAGGCCTATCTGCACATTCCAGACATCATTAAAGTCGCCAAG GAAAACAATGTGGACGCTGTGCACCCAGGCTATGGGTTCCTGTCGGAGCGGGCCGACTTTGCCCAGGCCTGCCAGGATGCTGGGGTCCGATTCATTGGGCCGAGCCCAGAGGTGGTCCGCAAGATGGGAGACAAGGTGGAGGCCCGGGCCATCGCCATCGCCGCAG GAGTCCCCGTGGTGCCCGGCACGGATGCCCCCATCACTTCCCTGCATGAGGCCCACGAGTTCTCCAACACCTACGGCTTCCCCATCATCTTCAAGGCTGCCtacgggggcggggggcgcggcaTGAGGGTCGTGCACAGCTACGAG gagctggaggagaacTACACCCGGGCCTACTCAGAGGCTCTGGCTGCCTTCGGGAACGGGGCGCTATTCGTGGAGAAGTTCATCGAGAAGCCGCGCCACATCGAGGTGCAGATCCTGG GGGACCAGTACGGGAACATCCTTCACCTGTACGAGCGGGACTGCTCCATCCAGCGGCGGCACCAGAAAGTCGTGGAGATCGCCCCGGCTGCCCACTTGGACCCCCAGCTGCGCACCCGGCTCACCAGTGACTCCGTCAAGCTTGCAAagcag GTGGGCTACGAGAATGCGGGCACCGTGGAGTTCCTGGTGGACAGGCACGGCAGGCACTACTTCATCGAGGTCAACTCACGCCTGCAGGTGGAGCACACGGTCACCGAGGAGATTACTGA TGTGGACCTGGTCCACGCCCAGATCCATGTGGCCGAGGGCCGGAGTCTGCCTGACCTGGGCCTCCGGCAGGAGAACATCCGCATCAACGGCTGCGCCATCCAGTGCCGGGTCACCACCGAGGACCCCGCGCGCAGCTTCCAGCCCGACACCGGCCGCATCGAG GTGTTCCGGAGCGGGGAGGGCATGGGCATCCGCCTGGACAACGCCTCTGCCTTCCAAGGTGCCGTCATCTCCCCCCACTACGACTCCCTGCTGGTCAAGGTCATCGCCCACGGCAAGGACCACCCCACGGCCGCCACCAAGATGAGCAGAGCCCTGGCCGAGTTCCGAGTCCGAGGCGTGAAG ACCAACATCCCCTTCCTGCAGAACGTGCTCAACAACCAGCAGTTCCTGGCAGGCACCGTGGACACGCAGTTCATCGACGAGAACCCGGAGCTGTTCCAGCTGCGGCCCGCACAGAACCGGGCCCAGAAGCTGCTGCACTACCTCG GACACGTCATGGTGAATGGCCCGACCACCCCGATCCCCGTCAaggccagccccagccccacggACCCCATCATCCCTGTGGTGCCCATAG GCCCACCCCCAGCGGGTTTCAGAGACATCCTGCTGCGGGAGGGCCCCGAGGGCTTTGCGCGAGCGGTGCGGAACCACGAGGGGCTGCTGCTGATGGACACGACCTTCAGGGACGCCCACCAGTCACTGCTGGCCACGCGCGTGCGCACCCACGACCTCAAAAAGATCTCCCCCTACGTCGCCCACAGCTTCAACAAACTCTTCAGCATAGAGAACTGGGGAG GAGCCACCTTCGACGTCGCCATGCGCTTCCTGTACGAGTGCCCCTGGCGGCGGCTGCAGGAGCTCCGGGAGCTTGTCCCCAACATCCCATTCCAGATGCTGCTGAGGGGCGCCAATGCCGTGGGCTACACCAACTACCCCGACAACGTGGTCTTCAA GTTCTGTGAGGTGGCCAAGGAGAACGGCATGGACATCTTCCGGGTCTTTGATTCCCTCAACTACCTGCCCAACCTGCTGCTGGGCATGGAGGCAGCAGGCAGTGCTGGTGGCGTGGTGGAGGCCGCCATCTCCTACACGGGCGACGTGTCCGACCCCAGCCGCACCAAGTACTCGCTGCAGTACTACATGGGCTTGGCCGAGGAGCTGGTGCGAGCCGGCACCCACATCCTGTGCATCAAG GACATGGCCGGGCTGCTGAAGCCCATGGCCTGCACCATGCTGGTCAGCTCCCTCCGGGACCGCTTCCCTGACCTCCCGCTGCACATCCACACCCACGACACGTCAGGGGCGGGCGTGGCAGCCATGCTGGCCTGTGCCCACGCCGGGGCTGACGTGGTGGACGTGGCGGCGGACTCCATGTCTGGAATGACGTCACAGCCCAGCATGGGCGCCCTGGTGGCCTGCACCCGAGGGACGCCCCTGGACACAG GCGTGCCCCTGGAGCGTGTGTTCGACTACAGTGAGTACTGGGAGGGGGCCCGGGGGCTGTACGCGGCCTTTGACTGCACGGCCACCATGAAGTCTGGCAACTCCGACGTGTACGAGAACGAGATCCCAGGGGGCCAGTACACCAACCTGCACTTCCAGGCACACAGCATGGGGCTCGGCTCCAAGTTCAAGGAGGTCAAGAAGGCCTACGTGGAGGCCAACCAGATGCTGGGCGACCTCATCAAG GTGACGCCCTCCTCCAAGATTGTGGGGGACCTGGCCCAGTTCATGGTGCAGAACGGGCTGACCCGAGCCGAGGCCGAAGCGCAGGCAGAGGAGCTGTCCTTCCCCCGCTCGGTGGTGGAGTTCCTGCAGGGCTACATCGGCATCCCCCATGGGGGCTTCCCGGAGCCCCTCCGCTCCAAG GTGTTGAAAGACCTGCCGAGGGTAGAGGGCCGGCCGggcgcctccctcccacccctggacCTGCAGGCGCTGGAGAAGGAGCTGATGGAACGGCACGGGGAGGAGGTGACCCCGGAGGACGTGCTCTCAGCCGCCATGTACCCTGACGTCTTTGCCCACTTCAAGGACTTCACTGCCACCTTCGGCCCCCTGGACAGCCTCAATACGCGCCTCTTCCTGCAGGGACCCAAGATCGCAGAGGAGTTTGAG GTGGAGCTGGAGCGAGGCAAGACGCTGCACATTAAAGCCTTGGCCATAAGTGACCTCAACCGGGCAGGCCAGAGGCAGGTCTTCTTCGAGCTCAATGGGCAGCTGCGGTCCATCCTGGTCAAGGACACCCAGGCCATGAAG gagatgcaCTTCCACCCCAAGGCCCTGAAGGACGTCAAGGGCCAGATTGGGGCACCCATGCCCGGGAAGGTGATAGACATCAAGGTGGCGGCAGGGGCCAAGGTGACCAAGGGCCAACCCCTGTGTGTGCTCAGCGCCATGAAGATGGAGACTGTAGTGACCTCGCCCATGGAGGGCACTGTCCGCAAGGTCCACGTGACTACGGACATGACGCTGGAGGGTGACGACCTCATCCTGGAGATCGAGTGA
- the LRFN4 gene encoding leucine-rich repeat and fibronectin type-III domain-containing protein 4 — MAPPLLLLLLASGAAACPLPCICQNLSESLSTLCAHRGLLFVPPNVDRRTVELRLADNFIQALGPPDFRNMTGLVDLTLSRNAITRIGARAFGDLESLRSLHLDGNRLVELGAGSLRGPANLQHLILSGNQLGRIAPGAFDDFLGSLEDLDLSYNNLRQVPWAGIGAMPALHTLNLDHNLIDALPPGAFAQLSQLSRLDLTSNRLATLAPDPLFSRGRHAEASPAPLVLSFSGNPLHCNCELLWLRRLARPDDLETCASPPGLAGRYFWTVPEGEFSCEPPLIARHTQRLWVLEGQRATLRCRALGDPAPTMHWVGPDDRLVGNSSRARAFPNGTLEIGVTGSGDAGAYTCIATNPAGEATARVELRVLALPHGGNGSTEGGRPGPSDIAASARTAAEGEGTPELEPAVQVTEVTATSGLVSWGPGRPADPVWMFQLQYNSSEDETLIYRIVPASSHHFLLKHLVPGADYDLCLLALSPAAGPSDLTATRLLGCAHFSTLPATPLCHALQAHVLGGTLTVAVGGVLVAALLVFTVALLVRGRGAGNGRLPLKLSHVQSQTNGGPSPTPKAHPPRSPPPRPQRSCSLDLGDSGGCYGYARRLGGAWARRSHSVHGGLLGAGCRGAGGSAERLEESVV, encoded by the exons ATGGCCCCGccgctcctgctgctgctgctggccagTGGAGCGGCCGCCTGCCCACTGCCCTGCATCTGCCAGAACTTGTCCGAGTCGCTCAGCACCCTCTGCGCCCACCGAGGCCTGCTGTTCGTGCCGCCCAACGTGGACCGGCGCACGGTGGAGCTACGGCTGGCTGACAACTTCATCCAGGCCCTGGGGCCGCCAGACTTCCGCAACATGACCGGGCTGGTGGACCTGACGCTGTCCCGCAACGCCATCACCCGCATTGGGGCCCGCGCCTTCGGGGACCTGGAGAGCCTGCGCTCCCTGCACCTGGATGGCAACAGGCTGGTGGAGCTGGGCGCGGGCAGCCTGCGGGGCCCTGCCAACCTGCAGCACCTCATCCTCAGCGGCAACCAGCTGGGCCGCATTGCGCCCGGTGCCTTCGACGACTTCCTGGGCAGCTTGGAGGACCTGGACCTGTCCTACAACAACCTGCGGCAGGTGCCCTGGGCCGGCATCGGCGCCATGCCCGCCCTGCACACCCTCAACCTGGACCACAACCTCATCGATGCGCTGCCCCCGGGCGCCTTCGCCCAGCTCAGCCAGCTCTCCCGCCTCGACCTCACCTCCAACCGCCTGGCCACGCTGGCGCCCGACCCGCTCTTCTCCCGGGGCCGCCACGCCGAGGCCTCGCCCGCGCCGCTGGTGCTGAGCTTCAGCGGGAACCCCCTGCACTGCAACTGCGAGCTGCTCTGGCTGCGGCGGCTGGCGCGGCCCGATGACCTGGAGACCTGTGCCTCCCCGCCCGGCCTGGCCGGCCGCTACTTCTGGACGGTGCCCGAGGGCGAGTTCTCCTGTGAGCCGCCCCTCATCGCCCGCCACACGCAGCGCCTCTGGGTGCTGGAGGGCCAGCGGGCCACGCTGCGGTGCCGGGCCCTTGGAGACCCCGCGCCCACCATGCACTGGGTTGGCCCCGACGACCGGCTGGTGGGCAACTCCTCCCGGGCCCGGGCCTTTCCCAACGGGACCCTGGAGATCGGGGTGACAGGCTCTGGGGACGCGGGGGCCTACACCTGCATTGCTACCAACCCAGCCGGCGAGGCCACGGCCCGCGTCGAACTGCGGGTGCTGGCTCTGCCCCACGGGGGGAACGGCAGCACTGAGGGGGGCCGTCCCGGGCCCTCGGACATCGCGGCCTCAGCCCGCACAGCTGCGGAGGGCGAGGGCACGCCCGAGTTGGAGCCGGCCGTGCAGGTGACGGAGGTGACTGCCACCTCGGGGCTGGTGAGCTGGGGTCCGGGGCGGCCAGCGGACCCCGTGTGGATGTTCCAGCTCCAGTACAACAGCAGCGAGGATGAGACCCTCATTTACCG GATCGTCCCCGCCTCCAGCCATCACTTCCTGCTGAAGCACCTGGTCCCGGGTGCCGACTATGACCTCTGTCTGCTGGCGCTGTCACCTGCCGCTGGGCCCTCTGACCTCACTGCCACCCGGCTGCTGGGCTGTGCCCACTTCTCCACGCTGCCAGCCACGCCCCTGTGCCACGCCCTGCAGGCCCACGTGCTGGGCGGGACCCTGACTGTGGCCGTGGGGGGGGTGCTGGTGGCTGCCTTACTGGTCTTCACTGTGGCCTTGCTGGTTCGGGGCCGGGGGGCCGGGAACGGCCGTCTCCCCCTCAAGCTCAGCCACGTGCAGTCACAGACCAATGGAGGCCCCAGCCCCACGCCCAAGGCGCACCCCCCACGCAGCCCCCCGCCTCGCCCCCAGCGCAGCTGCTCCCTGGACCTGGGGGACAGCGGCGGGTGCTACGGTTACGCCAGGCGCCTCGGAGGGGCCTGGGCCCGGCGGAGCCACTCTGTGCACGGCGGGCTGCTCGGGGCCGGGTGCcggggggctgggggcagtgCTGAGCGGCTGGAGGAGAGCGTGGTCTGA